A region of Onychomys torridus chromosome 10, mOncTor1.1, whole genome shotgun sequence DNA encodes the following proteins:
- the Ephx4 gene encoding epoxide hydrolase 4, giving the protein MTANLAQSPSRPPGFSHPEEGLRHSRLSGNQGLNPCRAGRFGRTPEWRSASPSFRPAPGRRTSTRASPCAVPEAWARGVCGAGQARGEGGRRGRDAAAGLPQGRPMAPPRPPRLVPALRALLYWSLVYGYCGLCASVHLLKLLWSIGRAPAQTFRRAARANPPACLNDPSLGTHCYVRIKDSGLRFHYVAAGERGRPLMLLLHGFPEFWYSWRHQLREFKSEYRVVALDLRGYGESDAPTHQESYKLDCLIADIKDILDSLGYSKCVLIGHDWGGMIAWLIAICYPEMIMKLIVINFPHPSVFTDYILRHPAQLFRSSFYYFFQIPWFPEFMFSINDFKLCVSPAKPEFTGTVPNLCCR; this is encoded by the exons ATGACCGCAAATTTAGCACAAAGTCCCTCCCGCCCTCCGGGGTTCTCGCATCCAGAAGAAGGCCTGAGGCATTCCCGGTTATCTGGGAACCAGGGCTTGAACCCGTGCAGAGCAGGACGCTTCGGCAGGACCCCAGAATGGCGGTCCGCGTCGCCTTCCTTTCGCCCGGCACCAGGGCGTAGGACAAGCACCCGGGCCTCACCCTGCGCGGTCCCCGAGGCCTGGGCGCGCGGCGTGTGCGGGGCCGGGCAGGCGCGCGGGGAGGGCGGCAGGCGCGGGAGGGACGCCGCGGCTGGGCTCCCGCAAGGCCGCCCCATGGCCCCGCCGCGCCCGCCCCGCCTGGTGCCCGCGCTGCGCGCCCTGCTCTACTGGTCCCTGGTGTACGGCTACTGCGGGCTGTGCGCCTCCGTCCACCTGCTCAAACTTTTGTGGAGCATCGGCAGGGCACCCGCGCAGACCTTCCGCCGGGCGGCCCGGGCAAACCCTCCGGCGTGCCTGAACGACCCCTCCTTGGGGACCCACTGCTACGTGCGGATCAAG GACTCAGGGTTAAGATTTCACTATGTTGCTGCTGGAGAACGGGGCAGACCACTCATGCTGCTGCTTCACGGATTTCCAGAATTCTG gtATTCTTGGCGTCATCAGTTGAGAGAATTTAAAAGTGAATACAGAGTTGTCGCACTGGATTTGAGAGGCTATGGAGAGTCAGATGCACCGACGCATCAAGAGAGTTATAAATTGGACTGTCTAATTGCAGACATAAAGGATATTTTAGACTCCTTAG GGTATAGCAAATGTGTCCTGATTGGCCACGACTGGGGAGGCATGATTGCCTGGCTGATTGCCATCTGCTACCCTGAGATGATAATGAAGCTCATTGTTATTAACTTCCCACATCCAAGTGTGTTTACAG ACTACATATTGCGGCACCCTGCCCAGCTGTTCAGATCTAGCTTTTATTACTTCTTCCAAATACCATGGTTCCCAGAATTTATGTTCTCAATTAATGATTTCAAG
- the LOC118592503 gene encoding gem-associated protein 8-like codes for MTSKWKATASWYSHPAYARYWRHYHHAMFWMRSHQNVYRKSRDSYFTSPWFSPHGVLPWNSLAYEAEHPWNFQGQHTAWQEPPYSVSQIQSSGQPPYESSRTQASTREGPHEEEETESDSDNEVECDLSNMEITEELRQYFAETERHREERRLQQRLDAQRLEDYVNADHGLYYNHHRSAEPPSEKPGERRQAEMRRLYGDSAPKILAMEAAVQLSFDKYCDKKQPKYWPVIPLKF; via the coding sequence ATGACATCAAAATGGAAAGCTACTGCATCTTGGTATTCTCACCCAGCATATGCCAGATACTGGCGACATTATCACCATGCAATGTTTTGGATGCGAAGCCACCAGAATGTCTACAGAAAGTCCAGGGATTCCTATTTCACTTCCCCGTGGTTCTCTCCCCATGGAGTTCTTCCCTGGAACTCTCTTGCTTATGAGGCTGAGCATCCTTGGAACTTTCAAGGCCAGCACACGGCCTGGCAGGAGCCTCCCTACAGTGTTTCACAGATCCAAAGCTCTGGGCAGCCTCCATACGAGAGCAGTAGAACCCAGGCCTCCACACGAGAAGGCCCGCATGAAGAGGAAGAGACGGAGTCAGACTCAGATAATGAAGTAGAATGCGACTTGAGCAATATGGAAATCACCGAGGAGCTCCGCCAGTACTTTGCAGAGACCgagaggcacagagaggagcGGCGCCTACAGCAGCGGCTAGACGCCCAGCGCCTGGAAGACTACGTGAATGCGGACCACGGCCTGTACTACAACCACCACCGGTCCGCCGAGCCCCCATCTGAGAAGCCCGGGGAGCGGCGCCAAGCCGAGATGCGGCGCTTGTATGGGGACAGTGCCCCCAAGATCCTGGCCATGGAGGCTGCTGTGCAGCTGAGCTTTGACAAGTACTGTGACAAAAAGCAGCCCAAATACTGGCCTGTCATTCCCCTGAAGTTCTGA